The Moritella sp. F3 genome contains the following window.
TTTGTATTTCTAGATCCGTAATTAAGAACAAAGCTTGCTCACGGTTTTCACCACAGACATCATAAGTGGCCTTGAATGTATCGCATAATGGCGGACGTTCAGGGTCAGTAAATATCAAACACAGATTATCTGCCGATAAATTAACGCAACGCACGCCAGCAGGCTTACCATCAGGCATTCCAGGTATATAACTTGTAATACTTGGCGCTTCACAGCACGCGCCACAATTCATTCTGCATT
Protein-coding sequences here:
- a CDS encoding YkgJ family cysteine cluster protein, with protein sequence MQCRMNCGACCEAPSITSYIPGMPDGKPAGVRCVNLSADNLCLIFTDPERPPLCDTFKATYDVCGENREQALFLITDLEIQTAI